From the Rhizobium sp. ARZ01 genome, the window CGGGGATGGTCCCGATGCGCGGCAATTGGCAGAACCTTGCATGATTCCGCATCAAAATCGATTCCCATCTCGGTTGCAGAGACAGGTCTGCGCTCGAAAACGATGTCGATGGGACCGGTGCTCCGACCTTCAGCGCGAGACTCAATGTCGCCTTAGGTGACGAGAGCAATGATGCCCTCACAGCGCCGCCACTCGGCCGCTGGCGGAAAGCGGCTTGGCATCCTTGAGGTCCTTGGCAATCGACCGCAGGAGCCGCGTCGTGCCAACGGACAGCGAGCGCGGGCGGATGAGCGGGGGAAGGGCATCTTCCGCAGCCGCCGTCCCGGTCGAGGCCGTCTCCGTTTTCGGTGTTGCGCCGGGCAGGGGGTTCTCGATACCCGGAATTGGCCGCAGCTCTATGCCCTGGTGGGCATAGTCCATCAGGCGCTTGAACGTCATCGCCGGCAGCGAGCCGCCGGTCATGTTGTTGGTTGAGGTATAGTCGTCGTTGCCGAACCAGACGGCTGCCGTGTAGTTGCCGGTGAAGCCGACGAACCAGGCGTCGCGGTAGGCTTGGGTGGTGCCCGTCTTGCCGCCGGTGACGATGCCGCCGTCAAGCGCGGCCTTGCGCGCCGTGCCGTTCACCGGAATGTTGACGAGCATCCGGTTCATATTGGCATTGGCGGTTTCGGAAAGCACCCGGCCGGCCGGCTGTTCGTCGCGATCGAAGTCGTAAAGAATGTCACCGCCGTAATTGAGAATCTGGGTGATGCCGTGACGGCGTGACTGCGCGCCGCCGGCCGGGAAGACCGCATAGGCGGTCGCCTGGTCGAGAACGGTCAGTTCCGAGGTGCCGAGCGGCATCGTCTTGTCAGTGCGCAGCGGCGTCTCCACCCCCATCGCCTTGGCGGTCTGGGCGATCACCTCCGTACCGAGGAAGTCCTTGGCCAGGCGCACCGGAACGGTGTTGATCGATTTGGCGATCGCCGTCATGAGCGTCACCTTGCCGGAATAGCTGCGACCATAGTTCTGCGGCGACCAGCCGCGCCAGGTGATCGGTGCATCGACGATGGTCGATTCCGGCGTCTTGCCCTTCTCCATTGCGGCTGCAAACGTGTAGACCTTGAAGGACGAGCCCGGCTGGCGCAGCGCCTTGGTGGCGCGGTTGAACTGGCTTTCGCCATAGTCGCGCCCGCCCACCATGGCGCGCACGGCGCCACCATTCTCGACCATGACAAGCGCACCCTGCTTGACGTGGAAGCTCTCGCCATATTGGCGCAGCCCCGTCTCGACCGCCTCTTCGGCCGCGGCCTGCAGGCCCGTGTCGATGGTGGTGCGTACGATGAGCGAGTGCTGTGCAAAGGGACGGGCAATGCGCTGAACTTCGTCGAAGGCCCAGTCGAGAAAGAAGTCCGGCGCCGTCTTCTCTTCCCGGTCGATGATGCTTGCCGGATTGCGGCGGGCGGCGATCACCTGGCCCTCCGACATCAATCCGCCCTGGACAAGGTTGGTCAGGACCTCGTTGGCGCGAGCGCGGGCAGCGGGCAGGTTGACATGTGGGGCGTAACGCGCCGGCGCCTTGAACAGGCCGGCCAGCATGGCGGCTTCGGCGAGGTCCACATCGGTGATGTCCTTGCCGAAATAGAACTGCGAAGCGGCGGCCACGCCGAAGGTGCCGCCGCCCATATAGGCGCGGTCGAGATAGAAGCGCAGGATCTCCTTCTTGGAGAGGTTCGCCTCCAGCCAGAGAGCCAGGAACGCCTCCTTGATCTTGCGTTCGAGGGTGCGCTCATTGTTGAGAAACAGGTTCTTGGCAAGCTGCTGGGTCAGCGTCGAGCCGCCCTGCACCACGCCGCCGGCGCGTGCATTTTCCGTCATGGCGCGGGCAAGGCCGAGGAAATCGATGCCGAAATGCTCGAAGAACCGCCGGTCCTCGGTTGCCAGAACCGCCTTGATGAGGTGGTCGGGTAACTCGTCGATCGGCACGGAATCCTCGTGGATGATGCCGCGATGGCCGATCTCGTTGCCGTAGCGATCGAGGAAGGTGACGGCAAAATCGCCCTTGTTGCGCCAGTCTCCCTTCGTCTCTTCGAAGGCGGGAAGTGCAAGGGCGAGAAGCAGGATGAAGCCTGCCGTCCCGAGGTTCATGCCTTCGCCGATGAGCTCGAAAAAGACGCGCTTCCAGCCTTTGAAGATGAAGCGGCGAAAGAAGATGGTGATCTCCTCCCACCATTCGGCGAGACGGAAGCCGGCGTTCCAGATGGTGGAATCGATCCAGGAGTCGATCCGCAGCAGAATATGGCGTCTGCGGCGGCGCGGTTTTTCCTCTGGCGACGGATCCTGCAAGGCTTCATCCTCATGCGCGCGGCGAAACTCGCCGGGTCCTGCGTAACGATATCAGGCAATCGTCACGGATAAAACAACATGGTTTCCGAACCGTTTCCGGCTCCAATCCGTGCGCGATGGCTGCAATCGGCCGAAGGAGCTCAATCACTCATTGAGGAAAGGCCGGATTGCGGCGGGACGCATTGCTTTTGCTTGACCTTTCAGGCGGTTGGGTCCACTGGACAGGCATGAGCGCGACGAACGAGATGAAGAAGGCTCCGCTGGCCGATTGCGATGTCGGCAACGAGCGGCCGTTCTGGCAGACCAAGACGCTGGCCGAGATGACGGATGGCGAATGGGAGAGCCTTTGCGACGGTTGCGGTCTCTGTTGTCTCAACAAGCTGGAGGACTGGGATACCGGCGAGGTGGTCTGGACCTCGATCCGCTGCCAGTTGCTCGATGACCACAGCTGTCGGTGCAAGGACTACGAGAACCGCCAGGCGACGGTGCCTGACTGCATCCGCCTGACGGTGAAGTCGGTCGACGAGATTAGCTGGCTGCCGCCCACCTGCGCCTACCGCCTGATCCGCGATGGCGAGGACCTCTACTGGTGGCACTACCTCGTCTCCGGCGATCCGGAAACGGTGCACCAGGCCGGCATCTCCGCCCGCGGCCGCACGGTCAGCGAGGAGGGGATCGAAGTGGAGGATTACGAGGACTATCTCGTGACCTGGCCGCTGGAAGTGGGCAAGGCGAGAAACCGCTGACGTCGTCGCTGTTCACGCGACTGATCACGCAGAATTCATCGCCTGATTGCGTTTTGACATGTTCGGGCCATAGACCAGACATGTCCGGCTCCTAGCTTTGTCCTCGCAGGGAACAAATTCCAAGGAGAAACAGAACGATGACTGACGTTATCCCACCCCGTTCCAAGAAAATTCGGAAGGGACTCGTGCTGACCCTGGCACTGCCGTTGGCGGTCGCAACAGGGCTCGCCGCATTGGCCCAGGACACCGAGCGGCCGACACAACCCGGCATGATGCAACCCGGCATGATGCAGTCCGGCATGGAGGCTGGCATGCATGGCGAGCGTGACGGTGACCGGATGGACCGTGGCTACCATCATGGGGACCACGGGCGCGATCGCGACCGTGGTCCCCGCCGCTGGCAGGCGGGCATCCTCGGCGAGCGGCTGGCAATTCGCCTTGCCGCAGCTGAAACGGCGGCCGGCATCAAGGTGGGGCAACTCGATGCCTGGCGGACCTTCACCGCCGCCTTCGTCGATTTCGCCACGCCGATGCCGCTGCGCGGTGGCATGATGATGGACGATGAACCCGCGATGACGGAAAGTGAGGCGGCGGAAGTTGCTCCGGGCAGCGAAGAGGCTCAGACGCCGCCGGCTGCCGATCAGCAGCCCGCAGGTACGGATCGCGCCGACCGGGGCGGCTTCGACATGCTCGATCGCATGATCGCACGCGTGGAAAATCGCGCGCAAAAGGCCGAAAAGCTGAAAGCCGCAAAGTCGGCGCTGGAAGGCGTTCTCGAGCCCGGCCAGAAGGAGACGATCGCACGCTTCCTGATGCCCCCGCGCCGTTTCGGCGGGCGCGATTGAGCCAGCTCAGCTTACGTTCACCGCTTGGTGCCATTCCGGCGCGCTCACCAAAGGCGCGCCGGAATGGAACGCAACGTCCTTACCCGTTGACGTCGCTCTGCCTTCCGCGCTAGCCCAGGGATGCGGATGGACTGTCGGCGGGATTGCGGATGACAAGCAGGGAAAGCTTCAAGGCGCGGCTGAAGCAGGCCGAGCAGCTTCGGGAGGCGGGACGTTTCGACGAGGCTCTTCACGTCCTCGACGCGGTCGAGGCCGATCCCGGCAACCAGGCTCTCGGTCCCTTGACCATTCTCGGTCTGCCGCGCAAGCTGCATTCGGCCTACCTGAAAATTGCCAAACGCCAGAACGACCCGATCCGGCGCATCGGTTACCAGCACACGCTGGTTCCGCCGCCGGAGCTTCTGGCGCGCTACGGAAAGTTCTCATCGACCGAGCGGGCTGCGCTGGCCGAAGCGGGCCGGCAGCCGGTGCCGCGCATCATTCATCAGGTGTGGATCGGCGCTGCTGACGTGCCGACGGCGACCAGAGCCTGGACGGAGTACGCCGCGCGGCACGGCTATGAATATCGGCTGTGGCGCGAGGCGGATCTTGCGGCCGCCGGCATGGACCGGGACCCTGTCTTTGCGGCGATGCGTGAAGCTGGCGACCTGCCGGGTGCCGTAGACGTTGTGCGTTACGCTATTCTCGACCGCTTCGGCGGCATCTATCTGGACTGCGACTGGTATCCGGCGCGGCGCGACGTCGCCTTCCACGACGTCATGCCGCTCATCGGCCTCACGGCGTTGGCGGAGAAGACCCCGCGCGATATGGGTTCCGGGAGCCTGCTCTTGACCAATTCCCTCATCGCCGCCCCGCCGGGGCACCCGGTTTTCCGGCGCATTCTCGATGCGCTCCCCGGTGCCGCGGCCGCCTTGCCCGACGCGCCGGCCTGGTGGGCGACCGGCCCGCTGCTCTTCACCGTCGTCTGCCGCGGCGGTGCGGTGACGATTGCAGACGCGGCGCTGGTTGCCGGCGAGGTGGCGCGGCGTGCGCCAATCGAGGACGTTGTTGAACTTTGCGAGAAGGCCGGGCAGGAGGGTGGCGGGCTGCTGATCGCCTGGAAGCCGTGGTAGGCGCATGCGAGCGCCGATCAGTCCCAAGAGAAAGCACAACGTTTACTGCAGGGACCTTTGACATGCACGGCGAAGTGGGCCTAGCGTCGCGGCATGTACGTCCTGAAGCCCGGTATCAAAAGAAATCCTGAGAAGCGCTGGGCGCTGCCCGACCGGATCTTCTTTGGCTACGGCGCTTGCCACATTCTCGCCGGCGTATTCCTCGAGCGTCCGCCTCTTGCGGGGTTCTACGCCGAACACATCGTCCCGGACGAGGGATATCCGGGCGCCCACATCTATGTGACGGACGGCACGATCGCCTTCGACTATCACAGCTATTGCGGGCGGGATCGGCTGTTGGAACATCACAGCAAAGGGTGGATTCGCCTACATGAAGGATGGAGCTGCGAGATCAGGAAAGTGGACTACCGCTTGCTCGATACGGATGAACTAAATCAGCGCAAGATGTTGGGGCCAGATCAGTTCCTGCACGATCCTATCCCACGCGCGCGCCGTTTCATCGATCGGATAAA encodes:
- a CDS encoding YcgN family cysteine cluster protein; amino-acid sequence: MKKAPLADCDVGNERPFWQTKTLAEMTDGEWESLCDGCGLCCLNKLEDWDTGEVVWTSIRCQLLDDHSCRCKDYENRQATVPDCIRLTVKSVDEISWLPPTCAYRLIRDGEDLYWWHYLVSGDPETVHQAGISARGRTVSEEGIEVEDYEDYLVTWPLEVGKARNR
- a CDS encoding glycosyltransferase, encoding MTSRESFKARLKQAEQLREAGRFDEALHVLDAVEADPGNQALGPLTILGLPRKLHSAYLKIAKRQNDPIRRIGYQHTLVPPPELLARYGKFSSTERAALAEAGRQPVPRIIHQVWIGAADVPTATRAWTEYAARHGYEYRLWREADLAAAGMDRDPVFAAMREAGDLPGAVDVVRYAILDRFGGIYLDCDWYPARRDVAFHDVMPLIGLTALAEKTPRDMGSGSLLLTNSLIAAPPGHPVFRRILDALPGAAAALPDAPAWWATGPLLFTVVCRGGAVTIADAALVAGEVARRAPIEDVVELCEKAGQEGGGLLIAWKPW